DNA sequence from the Myxococcaceae bacterium JPH2 genome:
GACGGTGGACGTGATGCCCGGCGAGTTCATCATCGTCCCCCGCGGCGTCGAGCATCGCCCCGTGGCGGAGCAGGAGGTGCACGTGCTCCTCTTCGAGCCGGACACCACCCTCAACACCGGCGACGTGCGCGAGGCGCGGACCGTCGAGCGGCTCGAGCGCCTCTAGGCCACGGGCTCAGTGCGGCGCGGGCAGCTCCGCGTCCACGCCCGCGCGCGGCAGCGGCAGCTCCACGATGAAGGTGGCACCCTCTCCCAACGTGCTCTCCACGCGGACGGTGCCGCCGTGCGCCTCCACGAGCTGGCGCACGATGTAGAGCCCCAGCCCGAAGCCGGTGTTCCTCCCGGCGGACGGCTCACGCTCGAACCGCTCGAAGATGCGCCGCTGCGCGTCCTCGGCGATGCCCAGGCCGTGGTCCTTCACCGACAGCCGCGCCCAGGCGCCGCCCGCGCGCTCCACGCTCAGCAGGATGGGCTTGCCCCGCCCGAACTTCAGCGCGTTGGACAGCAGGTTCGTCACCAGGCGGTCCAGGCGCGGACGATCCCACCGCCCCACCAGCCCCAGCTCCGCGGACAGCTCCAGCCGGGACCCCGCCTCCGCCGCCTGCGCCGAGAAGCGCTCCATGCACTCGTGCGCCACGTCCGCCAGGTCCACCGGCGCCACATCCAGCACCAGCTTCCCCGAGGACAGTCGCGACAGGTCCAGCAGGTTGTGCAGCAGCTGCCCCAGCCGCTGCGCCTGCTTCAGCGCCGCCGCCAGCCCCACCCGCATGCGCTCCGGTGACTCCTGTGCGTCCACCCGCTGGAGCCTCCTGAGCAGCAATTGCAGCGCGTGCAAGGGATTGCCCAGGTCATGCGCCGTCACCCCAATCAGCTCCAGCGCTTGCTGGGCCTCGCGCAGGAGGCGCGCGTTGTCGAGCGCGAGCGCGGCCCGCCCCGCCAGCTCCTCCACCAGCACCTGATCCTCCGGGGTGAACCGGCGGCCGGCGGGCTCCGACAGCAACACGAAGACGCCCCGGGTGCGCTCCTCCACCCGCAGCGGCACCGCCAGATAGGAGCCGATGCCCGCCGCGCACAGCAGCGATCGGTGCTCGGGGGACTCCGCGCTCCGGTCCAGGGTCTCGGGGGGCACCTCGGGCACCAGCTCCGAGCGTCCCGAGCGCAGGACCCGCCAGACGCCGTGGGCCGCATCCTCGCGCGAGGGGTAGCGCCGGGCCGCCTCCCACAGCGCCTCTTGGCTCTCGGGCCGCGCATGCGCCACCGCGCGCGGGACGAGCTGCCCCGAGGGCGTCAGCAGGAACAGGATGCAGCCCTCCGCCACCTCGGGGACCATCATCCGCGTCAGCTCCGCCACCATCAGGTCCGGGTCCGTCGCCTGCTGGAACACCTTCCCCGCCACCGCGAGCAGCCGCTGCATGCGCTCCGCTCGGCGGCGCTCGGTGATGTCGCGCACCAGGAGGGCGAAGCCCTGCATCCGCCCTTCCTCGTCGCGCAGCGCCACCAGGACGACCTCGCCCCAGAAGAGCGTTCCATCCTTGCGCAGCCGGGCCGCCTCGCCGCGCAGCCGCCCGTCTCGCTCGGCGCGCTCCAGGTCCCGCTCCGGCCGCCCCTCCGCCACGGCCTTCTGGGGATAGAACATCGCCACGGGCCGGCCGAGCACCTCCTCCTCCCGCCAGCCGGTGATGCGCGCGGCGCCGGGGTTCCAGCTCGCCACCCGGCCCTGGGCATCCAGCAAGCAGATGGCGTAGTCGCGCACGCTCTCCACCAGGAGCTGGAAGCGCCGGGCGGTGGACGCCGCCTCGCGCCGCAAGGGCGCCAGCCGCCGCATGAGCACCCAGGCCAGCATCGCCGCCGCCGCCGTGCCCAGCACCGCCGCCACCAGCATGAGCGCCAGGGCCTGCCGGTCCGCTTCCATCGCATCCCGGATGCCGCGCGACAGCCGCTCGCTCGCGTGCGTCGTCAGCCGCTGGAGTGCCTGCTCCGTGCGCTCCCGCGCGCGCCCCACCCGCTCGTGGAACAGCGCATCCAGTTGATCGCGGCTGGCCCCCGCGTCGTTGGCCGCCCCCAGCGCCTGGGCCGCGTCCTCGTGCTCCTGCTCGGCCCGCACCGCCGAGCTGAGCAGCGTGGCGGCCGGCTCATCCGCCAGGCGCGGACGAAGACGCTCCTGGAGCACCTGGAAGCGCTGGCGCGCGATGGTCATGTCCCGCTGGAACTGCGCGTCCCCGGACAGCGCGAGCCCCCGCCCGCTGGCCACCTTCTCGCTGAAGGCGCGGTGCAGCCGCTCCACCTCCAGCACGTCGTTGGACAGGTCCAGGATGCGCGCCTTGTGGCTGGCCCGCACCGTCAGCAGCGCGCCCACGGCCGCGCCCGCCAACACGAGCGCCACGACGAGCGAGGCCACGAAGCCCGCCCCCATGCGCTGCGCGAAGGCCCATGGACGCGACACACCGTCCCTCCGGGCCTCTCGTCGGGACGCACGAGGCCCGGGGCCAAGGTGAGGCGCCCGCGGTGGCCCGCCCAGGCGTGCCGACGGGCCTTATCGATGTCGGGAAGTGGGCGACGCCGCCCCGCTCAGGGCTGGCCGCCCGCCGAGGACTCCGACTCGGGCTGGGGCGCCGAGCCCGCTCCGCCCGCGGCCGGAAGGAACGTGCCGGTCTTCGGATCCACGTTCCAGGCGGAGTACTTGTGCTGCTTCACGTCCCGCAGCACGCCGCCCGAGTAGCAGACCGAGTAAATGACGAAGGTGGGGTCCCTGAGCGTGGGCTGTCCGTAGCGGTAGCAGTCCGCGCCATCCACCTTGTCCAGGGTGATGGGATGTCCGAGCACCGCCACCACCTCGCCCTGCGACATGCCCGGCGACACCGTCCGGATGCCATGGGGCGTGAGGACCCGGAAGTTGCGCTCGGCCTGCCGGGAGAGCGCCCAGCCGCCCAGCCCCAGCACGACCACCGCGCCCACCACCACGGCGCGCCGCTTGGAGCTCGGCTTGCGCTCATGGAAGGCCGTGAAGAGGCCATGGGGGGCAGTGGGGCCCGGAGTACCCGCCGCTGCACCATTCGAGGAGATGTCTTGTCCCATCACGTTCCCTGAAATGCCGTCCCGCCATTTTGGATGCAAGCAAGACGCGGTCAGAACCTCGCCAGGAGTCGCGGCTGTTCCCTGGTGCACCAAAGAATGGCGGAGTGTCCGCTCCCTGGGTGAGCGCGCGAGTTTACAATGGCCTTCTGACCGGGCTGGTACACCGTCTTCGTGAGCGTCTCCACGAGGAGCTATTTCATGTCGAAGCGCGGCACGGGCCGTGGCGGCACCCACAAGCCGGCGGAGCGGGACGTGCTGCCCGCCGGGGTCGAGGTCACGGACAGCGAGCTGTTCTTCAACCGAGAGCTCTCCTGGCTGGCCTTCAACGACCGGGTCCTCCAGCTGGCCGAGTCCGCGGACGAGCCCCTGCTGGAGCGGCTGAAGTTCATCTCCATCTACGCGCGGAACCTGGACGAGTTCTTCATGATTCGGGTGGCGCGGCTGCACGAGCAGGCGCGCGGCGGCGTGGCGCGGCTGGTGCCGGACGGGGCCTCCCCGGGCACCACGCTGGACAAGCTGCACGAGGGCATCTTCGAGCAGAGCAAGCGCCACGCGGACTGCTTCGAGCAGGTGCTGCGCCCGGCCCTGGCGGAGAAGGGCCTGCGCATCCTCCCCGTGAAGGAGCTGGACGCCGAGCAGCGCGCGCAAGTGGACCAGCGCTTCCGCGAGCAGATCTTCCCGGTGCTCACCCCGCTGGCCATCGGGCTGGGGCGGCACTTCCCGTACATCTCCAACCTGTCGCTCAGCCTCGCGGTGCTGCTGCGCGACCCGGTGGCGGAGGAGGAGAGCGTCGCGCGGGTGAAGGTGCCCAAGGAGCTGCTGCCGCGCTTCGTGCCGCTCAAGGGCAACATCTTCGTGCCGCTCGAGGACATCATCGCGCACCACCTCAAGGACCTGTTCCCGGGGATGGAGGTGCTGGGCTGGAGCCTGTTCCGCGTCACGCGCGACGCGGACTTCACCGTGTCCGAGGACGCGGAGGACCTGCTCAAGGCCGTGGAGACGGAGCTGCGCCAGCGCCGCTTCGGGGACGTCATCCGCCTGGAGGTGCAGGCGGGGATGCAGCCCAAGCTGCTGGAGCCGCTGGTGGAGGCGCTCGCGCTGGAGCCACGGCAGGTCTACGAGGAGCGCGGCCTGTTGGACCTGGCGGACGTGATGTCCATCGTGGGCACGCCGGGGTTCCCGGAGCTGCGCGACTCGCCGTGGACGCCGGTCACCCAGGCGCGGCTGCGTCCGGACAGCGAGTCCCCGGATGGCGGCGGCACGGTGATGGCGGCCATGCGGCGCGGGGACCTGCTGGTGCACCACCCCTACGAGTCCTTCGCCACGTCGGTGGAGCGCTTCGTGGCGGAGGCCGTGGAGGACCCGGACGTCCTGGCGCTGAAGCAGACGGTGTACCGCACGTCCGACAGCTCGCCCCTGGTGCCCGCGCTGATCCGCGCGACGGAGAATGGCAAACAGGCGGTGTGCATGGTGGAGCTGAAGGCGCGCTTCGACGAGCGCACCAACATCCGCTGGGCCAACGCGCTGGAAGAGGCGGGGGTGCACGTCGTCTACGGAATCCCGAGCCTCAAGACACACGCGAAGGCCATCCTCATCGTCCGGCGCGAGGGCGAGCGGGTGCGGCACTACGTGCACATCGGCACGGGCAACTACAACCCGAAGACGGCGCGCCTCTACACGGACCTGGGGTTGTTCACCACGGATCCGGACATCGGGGCGGACGTGGCGGATGTCTTCAATTTCCTGACGGGCTTCGGGCGGCCCAAGTCCTTCCGCAAGCTCCTGGTGGCGCCGCTGACGATGCGGGAGGGATTGCTGGAGGAGATTCGCCGCACGGTGGCGGCGCACACGCCGGAGCGACCCTCGCGCATCGTGATGAAGATGAACGCGATGGTGGACCCGGGCATCATCCGCGCGCTGTACGACGCCTCGCGGGTGGGGGTGCGGGTGGACCTGAACGTGCGAGGCATCTGCTGCCTGCGTCCGGGGGTGCCCGGGGTGTCGGAGAACATCCGCGTGGTGTCGGACCTGGGGCGGTTCCTGGAGCACTCGCGCATCTACCTGTTCGAGCGGGGCACGGAGGTGCGGTGCCTCATCGGCTCGGCGGACCTGATGCCGCGCAACCTGGACCACCGGGTGGAAATCCTGGCGCCCATCGAGGACCCGGCGCTCCTGGCGCAGGTGAAGGACCTGGTGGACCGCTGCCTGGTGGACAACACGCACGCGTGGGAGCTCGCGCCCACAGGTCAATGGAAGCGCCGCACGCCGCCACCGGGCGGAGAGCGCCGCTGGGCCCAGGGCGAGCTGATGGAGCGCGCCACGCGGATGGTGCAGGTGCAGAGCGGCAGACCCCTGCCGTAGCCCTTAAGGCAACCGACTCCGGAGCCGAAGCCAGTCATTCAGCTCCGGATGCCGCAGCGCCACTCCGGACTCGGAGATAAACGACAAGGTATTGAGCGCGTTCTTGATGCGGCGCAGCGTCAGCAGGGTCTCCACGGGGAGGGAAGGCCAGTTTGGGACCGCCACGAGCCGCCTCGCCTCCTCAAGGAAAATCGTGGCGAGGCTATGGAACCACTGGACGATGAAGTCCGGGTCCAACACCGCGTCGCCCGCCTGAGCGCCAAGTTCGCGAATCATCCAGAGCGCAGACTCATCGCCGAGAGCTGGATGGAATGAAGGTCTCCGCCGGGCGGATGCTGGGCGAGCGTCTCATAGACAAGCAGGGCAACCTGCGCCCAAGGCAAGCTCCGCTCATCACGAGCCCGAGCCGCGGCAGTGAACGCGAATCCATCCCAGTTGAAGTCCTCGTCATCCACGGGCGCGCCCACCTTACTGGGCCGAGCACACGGCCCAACACCGAGCCTGTCCGGAGCATCTGTCAGCTCGAGCTGATCGGTGCCCTCGACGCAATGATGACCCTGAGACACTGGGAGAACGGAACCTGGGCGCTGGATCCGGAGTAGCCGAGGGTCCCCAATCCATACCCACCCGGGACTCCGGTCTGCCTCCCCGAGGGCGGGGACTACATGGCCTGGGCGAACAGGCTTCATGGACTCAAGGACAGGGTGAGGCGTGACGTCTGTTCTTCAGGCCTCGCTTCCTTGCATCCCAGACGGCGAACGTGTTGCCCAGACATTCTTGAAAGCCTATCCACGCTGCCCACCCCCGGACAGTCATCCGGCGAATCGCGCGTCCCCCTCGCTTGGGTGTCCCTCGTCGGAAGTCTGGCCTTCACGCAGCCGAACGGAGCCAGTGGATGAGCACGCGGTCGACCGTCGTCGAAACGAAGGAAGGCAAGGTTCAGGGACTCCAGGACAGAGGCATCTCCCTCTTCAAAGGCATCCCTTACGCCAAGCCCCCCGTAGGCCCCCTGCGCTGGCGCGCCCCCGAACGCGCAACCCCCTGGACCGGCACCCGCGACACCATCGAGTTCGGCCCCTCCTCCCTCCAATCCAGACAAGGCTGCATCGAAGGCGGCGGCGGTGACCCCGGCAAGCTCTCCGAGGACTGCCTCTACCTCAATGTCTATTCCCCCAAGCTCGGCACCAGCGCGAAGCTCCCCGTCGTCGTCTGGATTCACGGCGGCGCCTTCGTCGTCGGCGCCAGCGGCGTGCCGCCCTACCACGGCGTGCCCCTCGCCTCGCGCGAGGTCGTGCTCGTCACCCTCAACTACCGCCTGGGACAC
Encoded proteins:
- a CDS encoding PAS domain S-box protein yields the protein MSRPWAFAQRMGAGFVASLVVALVLAGAAVGALLTVRASHKARILDLSNDVLEVERLHRAFSEKVASGRGLALSGDAQFQRDMTIARQRFQVLQERLRPRLADEPAATLLSSAVRAEQEHEDAAQALGAANDAGASRDQLDALFHERVGRARERTEQALQRLTTHASERLSRGIRDAMEADRQALALMLVAAVLGTAAAAMLAWVLMRRLAPLRREAASTARRFQLLVESVRDYAICLLDAQGRVASWNPGAARITGWREEEVLGRPVAMFYPQKAVAEGRPERDLERAERDGRLRGEAARLRKDGTLFWGEVVLVALRDEEGRMQGFALLVRDITERRRAERMQRLLAVAGKVFQQATDPDLMVAELTRMMVPEVAEGCILFLLTPSGQLVPRAVAHARPESQEALWEAARRYPSREDAAHGVWRVLRSGRSELVPEVPPETLDRSAESPEHRSLLCAAGIGSYLAVPLRVEERTRGVFVLLSEPAGRRFTPEDQVLVEELAGRAALALDNARLLREAQQALELIGVTAHDLGNPLHALQLLLRRLQRVDAQESPERMRVGLAAALKQAQRLGQLLHNLLDLSRLSSGKLVLDVAPVDLADVAHECMERFSAQAAEAGSRLELSAELGLVGRWDRPRLDRLVTNLLSNALKFGRGKPILLSVERAGGAWARLSVKDHGLGIAEDAQRRIFERFEREPSAGRNTGFGLGLYIVRQLVEAHGGTVRVESTLGEGATFIVELPLPRAGVDAELPAPH
- the ppk1 gene encoding polyphosphate kinase 1 yields the protein MSKRGTGRGGTHKPAERDVLPAGVEVTDSELFFNRELSWLAFNDRVLQLAESADEPLLERLKFISIYARNLDEFFMIRVARLHEQARGGVARLVPDGASPGTTLDKLHEGIFEQSKRHADCFEQVLRPALAEKGLRILPVKELDAEQRAQVDQRFREQIFPVLTPLAIGLGRHFPYISNLSLSLAVLLRDPVAEEESVARVKVPKELLPRFVPLKGNIFVPLEDIIAHHLKDLFPGMEVLGWSLFRVTRDADFTVSEDAEDLLKAVETELRQRRFGDVIRLEVQAGMQPKLLEPLVEALALEPRQVYEERGLLDLADVMSIVGTPGFPELRDSPWTPVTQARLRPDSESPDGGGTVMAAMRRGDLLVHHPYESFATSVERFVAEAVEDPDVLALKQTVYRTSDSSPLVPALIRATENGKQAVCMVELKARFDERTNIRWANALEEAGVHVVYGIPSLKTHAKAILIVRREGERVRHYVHIGTGNYNPKTARLYTDLGLFTTDPDIGADVADVFNFLTGFGRPKSFRKLLVAPLTMREGLLEEIRRTVAAHTPERPSRIVMKMNAMVDPGIIRALYDASRVGVRVDLNVRGICCLRPGVPGVSENIRVVSDLGRFLEHSRIYLFERGTEVRCLIGSADLMPRNLDHRVEILAPIEDPALLAQVKDLVDRCLVDNTHAWELAPTGQWKRRTPPPGGERRWAQGELMERATRMVQVQSGRPLP